The DNA window GCGACGGCAAGGATAATGATTGTGATGGAATTATTGATGAGGGCTGTTATGTGGACAGCGATGGAGACGGTTATACATCAGATGTAGACTGTAATGACTATGACAATACAATTTATCCCAATGCACCTGAGTTGTGCGATAATAAGGATAATGATTGCGATGGGGTGGTGGATGAGGGGTGTTGTGAGGTGGAAGTGAAGGTTTCTCCGTCAGAGGTAGCTCCACAAAAGACATTTGGAAACACTGAGGCAGATATAGTTTTAACTCTCAAGAACAATGCACCTCCGGGAGGTTGTAAAGTATTATTCTCAGTCGAGCCTGTGGAATTCTCAGGAGGCCATAACCATGACGGAAATAGACCTCATGGGAGTCTGAGTCCCGAGGTTATTTTTAAAGAAGGCGAGCCTGCCGGGAGCATCAAGCATGTAAAATATACAAGCGGTGAAGTATCAGGGATTGAGAAGATAATAGCGGAGTTGGTTGGAGGCAATAAAGAGGAGTTTTCAATAAATGTGAAAGTGCCGTATGACCTCTATTCCATGCCCGGAGGAAACTATCGCCTTACAGGGTGGACAACTTTTCATCAAATGAATCACTATGGGACATACTACACGGTGGTGAATACAAGGCTTATAGCAGAAGATTTTTATAAGCAGTCTAAAGCAACGCTTGGAATAAACGACATGAGTTTAAAATGGGGAGGGGGATTTGATATATACGGTAGGTGGTTAGAGGATATAACATCCCCTAAATGCAGACAAAAAGGCCATGGGCACTGCTCACATCGGAAAGGGATAAGTGTGGATATAGACAGATGCGCACAGAGCGCAATTCTAAATAACCCAAACCCGCAAACCTGCGTAACTTCTTATGATAAGAACGGCAATCCTGTTTGGCACACATGCCCGCAAAATAATATATGTGTTCCAAGGGATCAAATAAAAAAAATCTGTAGTGAGCATGGGGATGCCACTATGGTACGAGAAGCAACACATCACTGTGAGTTTCCGAATATTAAGTAGGAGGTGGTAAGAAATGATAAAAGCCATTGCATTTACACTTTTGCTACTTTCACAGCTGCCGGACTATCACCCTGAGCTTCTTCCTAATCCTCTTGAAGATATAGAAATAAAGGCAGAAATCAATCGTAGTGCAGAGGGATATTTTATTTTCAGTTATGAGATATATAATCCCCCTAAAAATAATGGGCGGATATGGTCAATAGATATAGACGTTAAAAAAGGAGAAGGCGAGAGCGAGCTAAACAGAGGACTAGAGTTAGGGGTCAGATGTCATAAATATGGCACCGAAGATGTGATTGCAAGTGAAACTGTAGTTCCTGTAGGAATGGACAGCCCGCCTAATTGGAGTTGCGGTGTAGGGACAAGTAAAATAGCTGGTTGGGGGGCGTATGATTACCCCTACCATCTGTTGCCCGGACAAAGCCTTTCAGGCTTTGTCATAACATCTTATGGATTGCCCGGAATCAGAGATATAATAGTAGAGCCTTTAATTGTGGATACCGTTTATCCTGAAGTTGACGAAGAAGAGGTTAAAATGGAAGAACTTATTAGGTTGATGAAAGCGGATAGAGAGAAGGTATCATTTAAAGGCAAGACCCTTGGCCCCACTGCCCCACCTGCTGATTTTAAACCTCTTGAGTTCCTAAACTACATCATCTCTATGAAACATGAGGCATCTACCTTAGGCTGGATAACTAACAAGGGCATAGAGATGAGCTTGGATGCAAAGTTGGAAGCCGCAAAGAAGAAACTTGAAGAATATCCTTAATGCCTTAATTAACGAGATAGAGGCACAAGGCTGTGAAACTTACGAGGGATGCCCAAAGGGCAAACACCTTCTCCCAGAGGCATATGCACTCTTGAAGTATAATGTCCTTTATTTAATAGAGAGGCTTTAGGGTAGTTATTTGAATATAGCTCCACATCCCATATTTCTTGACAGGGAGAAAAAGTGGCATTCTCAAGTCTTTTCTGCAAATTCCATCAGGGCATTTCTCCCGATACTTGGGGTTGTTTTGCAGAATTCATTTTACACTGTCGGTCATCGGAGTATAAGCGACTTTATAATGTAGGAGTCTATGTCTTAAGCGTATTACTTAAGTTTTCTATCGAGTAGGAGAGCTGTTCGCATTTTGTCTTTAGCAGTTCATCCTTTGTATCTTTAAGCGTATCTATTATCTTTCTTGTGGCATTAAACTCTTTACTTATGTTTTTAAACCTTTCCCTGAGTGCAGTTGCCATGCTGTCTAATTCCTGAGCAGTGTCCTTGAACATATCTGCCTTTCTCAGCCTTACATTCAGGTAGAGGTTGCCGTCTCCTATGCTTTCTATGTCTTTTTTTAACCTATAGATAGGTCCTGCAACCTTCCCTGCAATAAACCACGATGCCATCGATAGGGAAACAATAGTAAAAAGGACACTAAAGATGCTGAGATAAATCAGGTGAGGAGTCACTGTGGATGCCAGTGAGTTTTCATAAAATGCCATACTCCATCTGAGGTCCTCAAGCTCGTTCAATGCAAAGTAGTTAAACAGACCCACTGCCATGACCATGCCAAAAAGGCATATGAGGACAAAGGTGAGTATAAATCTTCCCTGGAAGTCCTTATCTACGATATATTGTCTTCTCTTGTAAGTCCGCTCCATTTCTCCTCCTATTTATCGTAATGGCAGGCAGTGCAGAGTCTGCTTTCGGTGTTATCCATGACGAGCCTTGCATAATGTGTCGAGTATGTGTCATGGCATGTCCCACAGCCGATTTTGCCTGCAAAGAATCTCAATTTTCTATTAAGCTGGCTTGGAGGCGTAAGTTTACTGCCTTGCGCCCTTGCGGAGCTATAGCGAATACCTATTGGATGAGACATGCCAGCCCTGTGTGTCCATATGCCATCGCCAATGGAGTAATCCGCATTTATTCCTATTGTGCCATCGTGGCATCCTATGCATTCGCTGGAAAGAGGGTCTAAGGGCAAAGAAGGGTCCACGACCTCGTAATAACTTCCCATATGTGCAGTCGTTATAAGTTCCTTGTGGCCTGGTCTCATACGGTTTTCTTCGTGGCATGCTACACAGAAAAATTTAATATCAGCAGTAGGCCTTCTTAAAAAATAAGATTTGATGCCAAAGACAAGGCTTCTTTCGGCATGGACACTATGGCATGTGCTACAGGTTAGTTTTCCATTCCTAAGTGGAAGGTCATTTGGAATCTTAGCAAGATTAGGGAAGATATCCACGGGATGGGTGGATGCCCGGATTGTTCTTTTATGGCATCTTGCGCACAGTTTGGTTATTCCTTCTCTGAGTGTAGTGGGGTCTCTGTCAGGGTCTATGTGGCAGTCCTTGCATTCTGACTCGGAGAAACTATGTGGTGTATCAGAGAGCGTATATGCAACAATAGCCATTATGACAACGAGGAGGATTATCAGGATGAGGTATCTCATAACTTCAGCCTCGACAGAATCTCCTCTACCTCGGAGGATGCCTCTGAAAGAGAAAGTATTGCCCTGTTAACCAAATCCCTGTTTTTGCTTTTCACTGCGGAGTCGAGCTCGGGTATATTTTCTGCCATTTTCTGGACTGCGTCACTGACCTTTGCATATCGCTCTTTATACTGTCCAGCCATGCGGTTGATGCTGTCTGCAAGTGGGTGTATTACATCTCGCTCTCTGAACCTAATATTTATGCCAAGGTTTCCTTTTCCCAACTCCCTTGCGGCTGCCTTTACTCTCTGAAGGGGTCCGGCAATCCTGTGGGAGTATATGATGCCCAGTATAACGATTCCGCATAGTATTAATAGGGTGAAGAATGCGTATATAAATATGCTTCTACTGAGCACCATGTCCTTATACATATCTACGCTTACGAATGTCTCGGCATAAGATGGCGAAAGAAGGATTTTTCGTGCCAGTAGATAAAATGCCGTGCCTGAAAAAACCACGCCTGCTATAAGCACAATGGCAATCTTCATTAACAGCCTTGCCGAAATAGAATTCCTTATCTCCCTGAGCAGGTGCATTTTCCCCTCTTAACTACTTTAGGTTGTATTATGCTAATTTTAGCAGGAGATATATAAATGTCAAGTAGTAAAATTTACCCCGAATATGCCATAGAACTTCTTAAGGTTGAAGAAACTCCGACAGAACCATTAAAATCAATCATGCGGAAGTGGCGGAGCTGGCAGACGCGCTGGACTTAGGATCCAGTGGGGAAACCCATGGGGGTTCGAATCCCCCCTTCCGCATAAGGCTTAGCCCTTAACACACTAAGGCATCCAGAGATAAAGAAACTCAGGAGATACCATAAAGGCATCGGCACCTATATCGATGAGATTAAGGATTGAGCTATCATGCCGGGACAAAGAATATATAGTCGTCTTATAATCTCCGGGGCGGTAATAGGTAATTACCCGTGCCTCTGTTATTCCGAGAGAGTTTTTCATCATATCTACTGTATCCGATAAATAGCCTATGGAGTCAACGAGCCTTAGAGAAACTGCCTGCTCTGCAGAATAAATCCTTCCATCGGAAAGTGTCTCCAAGTCCTTTCTGCTTATAAGGTCTTTTCGCTGGGCAAACACCACATCTACGAACCTGCTATGGAGCTTGTCTATTATGGTCTGCATTATCTCTTTTTCCTCAGGCGTGCTTGCCCTGAGTGGTGACTGGATGTCTTTTTTATCTCCTGACTTTATTGATTCCTCTTGAATCCCTACCTTTGTAAGGAGTCCTTCCATGTTGAACTTAAACGATATGACGCCTATTCCTCCTACGATTGATGTTGGCTGGACAATAATCTTATCAGAGGCAGTAGATACATAATACCCGCCTGATGTCCCGATACCCATAATATGGGCATAAACCGGTATCTTTTTTCTGTCCTTGAAGCTCAAAAGCTCCTGATAAAGTATATCGCTTGCAGTCACAGCACCCCCGGGGGAGTTAATCCTGACGATAACTCCAACGACATCCGGGTCAGCCTCTGCCTTAAGAAGGGATTCCCTTAACTCAGCGGTCATCGAAAGAGATTTAATGCCCATGCCCCCTGATTTTTCTTTTTCCGAAATCACACCCGATATATCTAAAAGAAGTATCTTTGGATGGCCCTTACCTTCGATAACCTGCTCTTTAATCGGCTGTATGGATGGTATGAGGGAGACATTCATAAATGTACAGCCACTAAGAAATACCATAAAAATAAAGCTTAGAGCCCTACTCATGCCTTGCTCCTTTTATTGCCTTTTTTGCAAGTCTGTCTGCTTGCTGGTTAAGCTCTCTTGGGATGTGGCTTATGGAGAAATACTTAAATGAGCAGGCAATCGTTTTTGCACTTTCCCATAATTCCTTGAGCTTTTCGTCTTTTACCCTATATGTTCCATTTATCTGTCTTACCAGAAGCTCTGAGTCTAAGAAGGCATCAACTGCATCTGCCCTAAGCAGTCTTGCCCTTTCGAGCCCTCTTAGGAGCGCCCTATATTCGGCAACATTGTTCGTGGCAATGCCTATGTATTCGGATATCTCAAATACCCTTTTACCGAATGTAAGGACAACTCCGATGCCTGACTCTCCGGGGTTTCCGCTCGATGCACCATCGGAGTAAAGGACAGCCCTTCTCATACAATGACTTCCTCGTGATAGAGGATTCTTTTACACTGAGGGCACTTTATTATATCCTCGTTCTTTTTTATCTCGACAAACATCTGTGGCGGGACATTCATGTTACAGCCCGAGCATACGCCATTTACTGCCCGTGTGATTGCAAGTCCACCCATAGATTCTATCAAAGACATGTAGAGGCTATAGAGGTCAGGCTCGATGCCAATTACAAGCTCTGCCCTTTTTGACCTAAGGACAGCAAGGCTTTTCTCTTTGATTCTTGCCTCTTCCTCAAGCCCTTTTTTCAGTGCCTCTGTGTTTTTGGATTGCTCATCTACTGTCTTTTTAGCGGACCTGACATCTGCCTCTGTCGTCTCCATCTCCTCCATGAGAAGAAGGATTCCGTCTTCTATGCCTAAGCGTTCTTTTTCTAAAGACTCATGCTCTTTAAGGTAAGCCTGATACTCCTTATTGGTCTTTATCTCCGATGACCGCGCCTTTGATTTTTTAATCCTCTCGCCGATATCCTCGAGCTGTCTTTCCTTGTCCTTCTTTTTTTTCTTTATGGATTCGTATGTTTCATTTTCTTTTAAGACAATGGACTGGGCATCCTTAAAGGGTTTTTCGATTAACGAAAGCCTTGAGGGGATTGAGTTTAGATAGTCGCTTTCCTGAATCATTGCTGAGTCCAGTTTTTGTGTCTCTATGAGAAGTTCTAACTGTTTATTCAAATGACCTCCGATTTCCAACCCCTATGGGCCCACCAGGACTCGAACCTGGGACCAACCGGTTATGAGCCGGTAGCTCTACCAGCTGAGCTATGGGCCCTGTTCTGGAGCTTTTCTTATGACTAAATTATAATTTTACGGTCTTATGGATATTCCAGTCAAGGTTTTTCGTGTATTGTGTCAAGCCAAAGTAGAAATGTCCTAATATTACTCAGCCCCTTTTAATCCCGAATTCTCTCTCAAGTATTTCCTCGGCAACCCTTTTTCATCCTTTCAGGGTCTATCTTTTCAGCAGGGATTTTCTCCTTCACCCGCTCCTTCCATCTTCCCTCACTTGCCCATCTTAAAAGTGTCTGTGCTGAGAGCCTTATGTCATGGGCAGACTCAAGTCTTTTGAGCATGTCTTTAATGTTTTTTCCTCCAAACTCAAGATATGTCCTCTGAGCTATTTTCCTAATCTCAGGTGTGCCTTGTCCTCTTTTCATTCAGCCTCCTTCAATCCTGTCACCCTGAACCATGCCCTGAACTTGTTTCATGGGTTGATTCAGGGTCTAATGTTTTTGCTTTAATTTAATAGGGGAGGGGGGGTGTCTCATAACCCATTGATTTTTAATGATTCCTGCTTCCATTTTAGTTCCGTTTAGTTCCGTTTTGGTTCACTTTTATGCATTTTATTTGCACTTCTCCACCCTCTGTCTCCTCTTTCGTCGCCCTGAGCCTGTCGCCCTGAGCTTGTTGCTCTGTTTTCTTCTTGACAGAAAAACGATGCCTGCTTAAGTGTGATTTGAATTTAGGGCAGGGAGAGGCTAAGGTCATTGCATTGGCTTATGAATCAGGTATGAATGCCTTGATTTAAGTCAATTCTTTCAATGCGTCTTCTTTATTCTTGTCTGATATGATGAAATAGTGCCATCCTAAACAGTTTTCCATAAATGAAACACCTTTCCCCTTTATAGTATGGGCAATTATTATTTTTGGTTTTCCTTCAGAATCTTGACAAAAGGCGGTGTGAAGTGCCTTTATGTCATGACCGTCTACTTCAATAGCATGCCATCCAAACGATTCCCATTTTGTTCTTATCGGCTCATAGGCACATATTTCACAAGGCCTTCCATAACCTTGTAAATTGTTATAATCAATAATCGCTGTAAAATTATCAACTCCCAGTTTCGGAGCAAATAATGCTCCCTCCCATATCGATCCCTCTTGAGACTCTCCGTCTCCGATTAATGCATACACTTTTCTTTTTTCATTTAGCTTTTTGAAACCATATGCCATGCCTATGCCAATATTGAAACCATGCCCTAAAGAACCCGAAGAAACTTCAACACCCTTGATCGTAAATCTATCGAGATGTGCAGGCAATGTTCCATCATTTTGATAATATCCGTCTAACAATCTCTTATCTATAATCCCTCGTAAAGATAATGTCCCATACAAACACATGGCCGCATGGCCCTTACTAAGTATAAAAATATCTCTTTCATTCCATGGGTCCAACTTCATAATATCGAAGTACAAAACCGTTAAGATTTCCACACATGATAGTGATGACCCCACATGCGGGCTTTTAGCCATATGCGCCATGTTAATAATCGTTCTACGTATCTGTTTAGAAATATTAGCTAATTCATATCTTGACATTTTACCCCTTATAAAAGTTAAATCTTTTCCCTTTCTTCATTTACTGCGTTTACAATATCACCTGCTAAAATACCAAAATAACTCCTCATGCCAGATGTATTCTTTATCTCGTGTATAAATTTGAATGGAATACCCATTACCTTTAGTTTCCACGAAGGCTTGTGCTGGTGATATGCCTGTCTTAATATACCACCAAATCCGCAGTTTTCATAATGCTCTTCAACAGCTATAACAGTTTTTATATTTTTCAAGATGTCAAACAATGAATCTACATTAAGAGGCTGTATTATTGGAACCGAAATAATCATTGGATAAATATGCCTTTCCACAAGTTTATCATAAGCATTCATCACTTCTTCAGAAATGTTTCCATGAAATATCAATGCAATGTCTTCTCCCTGCCTTAATACTTGTGGTATTGTAATATCAAGATTTTCAGTTTTATGAAAAACAGGCTCTCCTCGCTTAGGAATCCGTACATAAACCGGTTTATCGGCATTAATAGCGTATTTTGCTGCACATTTTGCTTCTATTGGGTCACAAGGGGATATTACTATTAGGTTAGGCAATGTTTGGGCAATCCCAATATCTTCTACTGAATAATGTGTTAAACCCTGTGGAGCATAGGTAACTCCACTTCCTATCCCAACCATAATAACTGGTAGTTCCTGATAACATATATCATTTCGCACCTGTTCATAACACCGGTATAGAAGAAAAGGTATAATATTATATGTGCAGACTTTATATCCGCTCATAGCAAGCCCAGCCGAAACACTTGTAAGATTCTGCTCAGCTATTCCTAAATTAATAAATTGATTGGGGTTATTTTTCATAAAGGCATCAAACACGCCGGCGCCATTATCACCGGTGACGATAAATATATCATCTCTGCTCATTGAAGCACTAATTAAGGTATTTACAAATGCATTTCTCATAACACTTCTCCATTTTAAGCTTTTGAATTTTCATAGTCTGGTTTTTTAAGTAATAACCTTACCCTGACTGAAGCTGAGGTTATCAGACCGGCAATAGCCAGCATCTCGCAGAAAATGCCACCGCAATACTTAATCATGCAATATTTTTATTATAACATATTTAAAAATAGCGGTTATTACTTCACTAACTTTTAAAGTTTCTCAAAAGGCATCACAATTTCCCTTCATGCCCCAAACTTCTTAAGCCTTCCTGCATTTGAAAGAATAAGTGGCATAAGGTTTACAGTTGGGAATATTCCAAGCTCTCCTCTTATGCACTCCCTCTCTGAGAATGTCTTTGTGAGACCGCCCAATACATAAGGAGACTTAACGAGCACAGGCACAGGATGCCAGCTATGGCTTTTGAGAATGGACGGTGTTGAGTGGTCTCCTGTAACTGAAAGCACATCAGGGTTTAACTTAAGTATCTCGGGCAAAGCCCTATCAAACTCCTCAATCTTTTGTGCCTTCCCCTTGAAGTTTCCATCCTCTCCGTATGAGTCCATTTTCTTGATATGCAAGAAGAAGAAATCATAATCCCTGTATTTACCGATAAGAAACTCTATCTCTTCTTTTATATCTCCTTTAACCTCAGGGGCATCCATGCCAACCAAAGATGCAAGCCCCCTGTACATCGGATATGTTGCAATTGCCAATGCCCTTAAGCCATAGGTATCCTGAAATGTTGGCATATGTGGCATCTGTGAGAATCCACGAAGAAGAATACAGTTTGCCTTTTCCTCTGATTTCAGAAGCTCGGATGCTTTTGATATGAGTTTTTCGGCAATCTTTATTACTTTCTCAGTCTCGGGTTTGGATGCTCTTAATGGAAGTGGCTGACTGCCTTGTTTCTGTGGGTCTGTATCACTAATCGCATCTGAGTGTGGTGGAAGTGGCTCAGGAAACCTCATAAGGCAGGCAAACCTGTGCTCCATGCCCCCTGCAAAAATAATCCTTACTTCATCTATCGAGGGTATCTCCTTCTGGAGTCTCTCTGTAAGTTTTCTATTCTCATCAGTGGGGATTCTTCCTGCCCTTCTGTCTATGACAATACCCTTTTTCAAGGTTGCATAATTACACCTTACTGCTACATCGGTGTCTTTGACCTCAAGACCAAGACCGATGGCTTCTAAGACTCCCCGTCCAATCTGATACTTAATCGGGTCATAGCCAAAAAGGCTAAGATGTCCTGGTCCACTTCCGGGTGTAATACCCATTGCCACAGGAACATGAAGCCCGCATGCACTCTGCTTTGAAAGGGCATCTAAATTAGGGGTATTTGCAATCTCAAGCTCTGTCTTCCCTTTCAGAGGTAAGCCTCCCAAACCATCGAGGACGATAAAGATAATCTTTGAATCGTTCTTTATAATAAGGTCTTTTATTAAATCCTGCATAAGAGAAATATTACTCTAAGGGAGGTTTATTTGGCAAGTATTGACATATTGCATTGCAATGTGTTATTTTGTAGTGCAATAAAAGGAGGAAATGGATATGCAATCACAGCTTACAGTCAGGGTATCGGATGAGCTTAATAGAGGTGTTTCAGCTTTGGCAAAAAGGCTTCACCTTAAGCGTTCAGATATAGTAAGATTGGCGCTGGAAAGGTTTGTGGGTGAAGCAGAAGGCACAATAGAGAGCAAGCCATATGAGAAAGTTAAAAGCCTTATTGGAAGTATTTCAATCGGCATACCTGACCTTGGGGAAGAGCACAGGCGGTATCTCAT is part of the Nitrospirota bacterium genome and encodes:
- a CDS encoding putative metal-binding motif-containing protein, with translation YVAADGQIKFDCIHISAAYEWKCPTQKESVKVCAGGCEEAPEICDGKDNDCDGIIDEGCYVDSDGDGYTSDVDCNDYDNTIYPNAPELCDNKDNDCDGVVDEGCCEVEVKVSPSEVAPQKTFGNTEADIVLTLKNNAPPGGCKVLFSVEPVEFSGGHNHDGNRPHGSLSPEVIFKEGEPAGSIKHVKYTSGEVSGIEKIIAELVGGNKEEFSINVKVPYDLYSMPGGNYRLTGWTTFHQMNHYGTYYTVVNTRLIAEDFYKQSKATLGINDMSLKWGGGFDIYGRWLEDITSPKCRQKGHGHCSHRKGISVDIDRCAQSAILNNPNPQTCVTSYDKNGNPVWHTCPQNNICVPRDQIKKICSEHGDATMVREATHHCEFPNIK
- a CDS encoding methyl-accepting chemotaxis protein, with translation MERTYKRRQYIVDKDFQGRFILTFVLICLFGMVMAVGLFNYFALNELEDLRWSMAFYENSLASTVTPHLIYLSIFSVLFTIVSLSMASWFIAGKVAGPIYRLKKDIESIGDGNLYLNVRLRKADMFKDTAQELDSMATALRERFKNISKEFNATRKIIDTLKDTKDELLKTKCEQLSYSIENLSNTLKT
- a CDS encoding cytochrome c3 family protein, yielding MRYLILIILLVVIMAIVAYTLSDTPHSFSESECKDCHIDPDRDPTTLREGITKLCARCHKRTIRASTHPVDIFPNLAKIPNDLPLRNGKLTCSTCHSVHAERSLVFGIKSYFLRRPTADIKFFCVACHEENRMRPGHKELITTAHMGSYYEVVDPSLPLDPLSSECIGCHDGTIGINADYSIGDGIWTHRAGMSHPIGIRYSSARAQGSKLTPPSQLNRKLRFFAGKIGCGTCHDTYSTHYARLVMDNTESRLCTACHYDK
- a CDS encoding methyl-accepting chemotaxis protein; the protein is MHLLREIRNSISARLLMKIAIVLIAGVVFSGTAFYLLARKILLSPSYAETFVSVDMYKDMVLSRSIFIYAFFTLLILCGIVILGIIYSHRIAGPLQRVKAAARELGKGNLGINIRFRERDVIHPLADSINRMAGQYKERYAKVSDAVQKMAENIPELDSAVKSKNRDLVNRAILSLSEASSEVEEILSRLKL
- the sppA gene encoding signal peptide peptidase SppA, with product MSRALSFIFMVFLSGCTFMNVSLIPSIQPIKEQVIEGKGHPKILLLDISGVISEKEKSGGMGIKSLSMTAELRESLLKAEADPDVVGVIVRINSPGGAVTASDILYQELLSFKDRKKIPVYAHIMGIGTSGGYYVSTASDKIIVQPTSIVGGIGVISFKFNMEGLLTKVGIQEESIKSGDKKDIQSPLRASTPEEKEIMQTIIDKLHSRFVDVVFAQRKDLISRKDLETLSDGRIYSAEQAVSLRLVDSIGYLSDTVDMMKNSLGITEARVITYYRPGDYKTTIYSLSRHDSSILNLIDIGADAFMVSPEFLYLWMP
- a CDS encoding ribonuclease HI family protein is translated as MRRAVLYSDGASSGNPGESGIGVVLTFGKRVFEISEYIGIATNNVAEYRALLRGLERARLLRADAVDAFLDSELLVRQINGTYRVKDEKLKELWESAKTIACSFKYFSISHIPRELNQQADRLAKKAIKGARHE
- a CDS encoding transketolase; its protein translation is MSRYELANISKQIRRTIINMAHMAKSPHVGSSLSCVEILTVLYFDIMKLDPWNERDIFILSKGHAAMCLYGTLSLRGIIDKRLLDGYYQNDGTLPAHLDRFTIKGVEVSSGSLGHGFNIGIGMAYGFKKLNEKRKVYALIGDGESQEGSIWEGALFAPKLGVDNFTAIIDYNNLQGYGRPCEICAYEPIRTKWESFGWHAIEVDGHDIKALHTAFCQDSEGKPKIIIAHTIKGKGVSFMENCLGWHYFIISDKNKEDALKELT
- a CDS encoding transketolase; amino-acid sequence: MRNAFVNTLISASMSRDDIFIVTGDNGAGVFDAFMKNNPNQFINLGIAEQNLTSVSAGLAMSGYKVCTYNIIPFLLYRCYEQVRNDICYQELPVIMVGIGSGVTYAPQGLTHYSVEDIGIAQTLPNLIVISPCDPIEAKCAAKYAINADKPVYVRIPKRGEPVFHKTENLDITIPQVLRQGEDIALIFHGNISEEVMNAYDKLVERHIYPMIISVPIIQPLNVDSLFDILKNIKTVIAVEEHYENCGFGGILRQAYHQHKPSWKLKVMGIPFKFIHEIKNTSGMRSYFGILAGDIVNAVNEEREKI
- a CDS encoding 2,3-bisphosphoglycerate-independent phosphoglycerate mutase; amino-acid sequence: MQDLIKDLIIKNDSKIIFIVLDGLGGLPLKGKTELEIANTPNLDALSKQSACGLHVPVAMGITPGSGPGHLSLFGYDPIKYQIGRGVLEAIGLGLEVKDTDVAVRCNYATLKKGIVIDRRAGRIPTDENRKLTERLQKEIPSIDEVRIIFAGGMEHRFACLMRFPEPLPPHSDAISDTDPQKQGSQPLPLRASKPETEKVIKIAEKLISKASELLKSEEKANCILLRGFSQMPHMPTFQDTYGLRALAIATYPMYRGLASLVGMDAPEVKGDIKEEIEFLIGKYRDYDFFFLHIKKMDSYGEDGNFKGKAQKIEEFDRALPEILKLNPDVLSVTGDHSTPSILKSHSWHPVPVLVKSPYVLGGLTKTFSERECIRGELGIFPTVNLMPLILSNAGRLKKFGA
- a CDS encoding ribbon-helix-helix protein, CopG family; translated protein: MQSQLTVRVSDELNRGVSALAKRLHLKRSDIVRLALERFVGEAEGTIESKPYEKVKSLIGSISIGIPDLGEEHRRYLMRKFKKVA